The Dyadobacter sp. 676 DNA window GCCGCCCCTGTGGAGATTGGAGCGGAAATCGCCTTCGGCGCCTTGCCGTTTCATAGCGGCGATCACCTTATTGCCGATGACGAATGCACGAATATCCGCCCCTTTGGATTCGGCGATGTATTCCTGGATCAGGAAGTTCGCTTTCAGTCCGTAGAATGCCTCGATGGTCGATTTGGCAGCCTTGATCGTTTCGGCCAAGACCACGCCTACCCCCTGTGTTCCTTCGAGCAGTTTGATTACCACCGGTGGGCCGCCTACGAGGTGAATGAGCTCGTTGACCTGGGCGGGGTTTTTGGCAATAACCGTTTTCGGAATGTCGATACCGGCCTTCGCAAGCACCTGCATGCTGCGCAGCTTGTCGCGCGAGCGCAGGATGGCCTGTGATTTCACGGTGGTAAAGACTTTCAGGAGCTCAAATTGCCGCACCACGGCGCAGCCGAAGGCATTCACTGACGTCCCGATGCGCGGAATGGCGGCATCGATGCCTATCACGGATTTGCCTTTGTAGATAACGGACGGCTTGCCGCCCTCGATCATGACCGAGCATTTGACATGATCGATTACAACCGCTTCGTGTCCCTTTTGATTGATAGCCTCCACAAGCCGCCGGGTCGAATACAGATCCGGATTGGTGGATAATACGGCGATTTTCATAAATGTTTCAGAAAAATGGAGGTTGGTCCCGGGATTCGCACCCGGATTCGGTCCTGGTTAATTTTGGGAACGGGTTGGTGTCAGCGAATGCCTTGCAGCCGACAGGTTCTTTTTCGAAACATCGACAATGAACCTGTTTTTGAGCAATTTGCGTCCGAGTAGAATGGGGTAATTCATTTTTTGCCGGTTGGCCAGCGAAAATTCGGTACGTATTTTCCTGCCAAACAGCCTGATTGGTGTCTTGATCACAAATCGCTTCTCTTCTTCTCCGAACGAGTTTCGGATTACGGTTTGTTTGAAATCGGTTACTATAAAGAAATGTTGAGGCGCTCCGCGTTTGGCGTCGAGGTAAACGTGGAGCTCTTTGCGTCCCGCCGCTTCAACCAGTTTCACGCGGGAACAATGGATGGCCGAAGTTGCGGCACCGGAATCGATCCTGACGGGCACATTGTACCAGCCCAGTTCCGGCAAATCCGCTATATCGGTTGCGCCTATGGTTTCCAGCGGCCGCTTCATCTGCGCTGGAAAAACTGTGCGACCGTCAGCGACAGGTCCAGAAAAACCATTTTGGCCCGTACATTCCGCTCGATATGGTAATAGGCCGTGTTCACTTCCCCGATCATTCTTTCCAGCGAATCGAAATTGACGGTTTTGGAAAAATTCTGCACGAATGTAAGTTCTTCCTGCGGAACGCGCAAAAGTTCACCGGCGCCATGACTCCACACGAGCATATCCCTGAACAACCGCAACGCATATTCGAGCAGGCCTTTCTGCTTTTCCTTGCTCATGACGTCGTAGGAATCCGCCAGTTTTACCAGATGCGCCACATCGAATTTGTATGAAGAGCGCATCCAGTCGGCGAACCATGCCGAACGGTCATCCTGCTCTTCCTGAACAAGTTTCAACGCTTCGGCCATATTTCCGTCGCACAGGTAGGCTATCTGGCTGGCGGCGGCGTCCGTCACGTCCTGCTGTTTCAGGTATGCTTTGATTTCCGGATCGGTGAATGCGGGAATCGTGATGCGCTGGGTCCGCGAAATGATGGTGGTCAGTAACTTATCCGACTGATCGCTTACCAGAATGAACAAGGTTTTTTCAGGGGGCTCTTCGAGAATTTTCAAAATAGCGTTGGAAGAAGCCGCATTCATGATGTCGGCCTTCCATATCAGCAAAATCTTGTACTCGCCTTCGTACGCTTTAACGGATAATTTTCGCAAAATCCCGCGTGCTTCCTCCACCGAAATGTTGCCCTGCTTGTTATCTGCACCGATGTGGTCGAGCCAGTCGGGTAGGACGCGGTAGGGGTTTTCGAGTAAAAAGGAGCGCCAGAGCGGCAGGAATGCCTCGCTGGTTTTGCCATCCACTTTTTTGGAGGTGGCAATGGGAAATATGAAATGGAAATCGGGGTGGGCGAGCTTGCCCATCTTCACGCACGACGCGCACGTGCCGCAGGCGTCTTCCTCGCCCCGGTTTTCACAATTAATATAGGTAGAGAATGCCAGCGCCATCGCCAGACCAGCGCCTCCGGCGGAGTAGTCGAATAGCTGCGCATGGGCTAAATGGCTGTTCCGGACCGAGCGCCTGAGCGTCGATTTGATATGGTCAAGTCCCGGAATATCTCTGAAAAGCACGGTTTAAATCAATTGATAAATGGGTGAAAAATGCCTACTGGCCGCGCTGGGTTTGCGTATTTTCAAAAACCGCCCGCATAATATCTTCTTCTGTTTCTCCGAATGTTGCGCCGCGACGGCTCACAGTATCTTTTGCTACGGAAACCGCCTTTGGGAAACGGTATTCGCGATATCCCTCGGCCGCTCCTCCCCAAGTGAACGAAGGCACATGTTTCGCCTGAAATCCTCCGCCAAACACATTCACGCTCACGCCCACCACCGTCCCGGTGTTAAACATGGTCGAAATACCCGCTTTGGAATAGTCGCCCATCATGAGCCCGCAGAACAGCAGCCCGGTGTCGGCCAGCGCATTGGTGACGTAGCTATGAAGTTTAACGTTCGTATGGTCGTTTTTGAGGTTCGAATTATTAGTGTTGGCCCCGAGATTGCACCATTCCCCCAGCACCGAGTTGCCGAGGTAACCATCGTGGCCCTTGTTGCTGTAACCGAAGACCACACAGTTGCTCACTTCCCCGCCGACTTTCGAGAACGGCCCGACAGTCGTATTCGGGCGGATCTTAGTGCTCTGCGCCAAAACGCCGTTTTCGCCGATCGCAAATGGCCCCTGAATCATGGACCCTTCCTGGATCAATGCATTCTTGCCGATATAAATCGGGCCGTTTTCCGCATTCAATACCGAGGCTTTGATTACCGCGCCCTCTTCCACGAATATCCGCTCCGGCTCGTAGCAATGCGTAAAGGGGTCATTAATGCCCGCCGATTTCCGAAGGGAAACAATGCGTTCGTAATCGGCTTTGATTTGTGCCCCATTCTGGCCGAATATATCCCATAGCCGGCGGATCATCGTAAACGGCTCTTCATAGGTCACCACTGAAAGACCGCTTGTGCCCTTCAATACATTCCAGGCGGCATGGGTTCTGACGGCCAGGATTTCGTCCTGTTTCGAAACAAGGGCCGTACCATAGGGCAATCCTTTGACAATGCCGGTAAGATGCTCATCCGGACATAATGCGCCGTTGATGTACAGGTTGTCGTCGGAGGTGTGTTGCGGATATTTCTCTGAAAGATAGGTTTCGGTTTGAAACGAAACCGGGGAATGGCACCTGTCGGCCCACTTCTCGGCCAGCGTATGAATGCCGCAGCGGATGCCTGCGACAGGTCTTGTGTATGTAAAAGGTAAAAGTTGAACTCTAAGCGTTGGATCGTCGAACAGAATGATATCTGGCATGTTTTAAAACGTATGTGCGCACCAAAGTTCGGGCATTTTATTGGTTACGGCAAAAAAAGAAGCAGTCTCCCGAGCATATTTGTCGGGAGACTGCCACTGTATTTTTCGCGTTCTCTGCTGTGTTCGACCACGCAGGTAACCGCCGCAAGCGTCGCTTATTTTCCGTAACGCTTTCTGAACTTGTCGACGCGGCCGGCTGTGTCAACAAGTACGTTTTTGCCGGTATAGAAAGGGTGCGACTGAGACGAAACTTCGACTTTGTACACAGGATAGGTTTTGCCGTCTTCCCAGGTAATGGTCTCGTTAGTGTCTATGGTTGAACGCGTAAGGAATTTAAAGTCACTTGATAGATCCCAGAAAACTACTTCTCTGTAATTGGGATGAATATCTTTTTTCATCGGTATATGTATTATTTGTTTCGATACGATTTTCAAAAGGATTGCAAAAGTAAAAAATCCTGATTAGTAAATCAAGCATCGGAACGCTATCTTTTTTTAATATTAATACAATACGGCGAAAATTAATGGCCTAAACTTCACTGAGTTGCTGTTTGAGCACCTCCACGCCACGTCTGGCTTCTTTCTCAAAGTCGTTGTATACGAAGCATTCGATGGAGAGCCCGCCTTTATACCCGATTTTCTTCAAAGCGGCCAGGTATGCCCTGAAATCGTCGCCTGCCACGCCTGGCGGCGTGCGCTTTTCCTTCTCGGCAATGTGGCAATGCACGATGTGTTTGCCGTATTTGACGATCTCCGAAGCCGGCTCGTCTTCCTTTAACATATGATATATGTCGCAAAGCAGCTTCACACGGGGGCTTTTTACGGCATCCACAATCTCGACGCCTTCTGCCAGGCTGTTAATAAAGTTCGTTTCTCCGCGGTTGAGCGGCTCCACCGCAATGGTAACCCCGTATTTTTCGGCAAGAGGCGCCATTTTTTGTGTCAGTTCGATGTGCTGCGCCTTTGCTTTCGCGCGGTCGAAGCCCTCGGGTATGATTCTTGAAGCACCGCTACCGAATACGATAAACTGGGAGCCGCATTCTTTGGCACGTTTCAGGACTGTGTCGGTCCGTTGAAGGATTGCTTCATGGTTTGCGTCGGGACCAAGCGTTTTCAGGCTTGCGGGCAACAGGATCACATACGATCTGATGGGAAAATGTTCGCTTTTGAGTTGCTGAAGGTTCTTTTCGTAACCGGCATCGCCGCCCTCGGGGATCAGGAAGCCTGCCACGGACTCTTCGATATACGCGCACCCCGATTTGCGTAAAAAGTCGGCTTTGTCGTAGGCCGCATACACACCCAGCGGGATGCTGTAAGCTGCATTTCCGACGACTTTGGCCACGGCGTCTGTTAGCGACCCGCCCAGTGCAAGGCCGGCTGCCAGCCCTGAGGTCGTTTTGAGGAATGTCCGGCGGTCGGCCTGTTCGATAATCGTGCTCATATCCGAGAATTTTTATTTGCTAATGATTGATATTTTGTGTTGAAATGAAACAGGTTAGGCGCTATAAAGTTTTCGAGTTTAGAAAGACTATAAATAATGAAAATCGAATTAATGCATTGATTTGCAGGGGATACCGTTTTTGTGGCATTAGTTTGATTAGAAATTTTCTTCCAAAAAAGTTTGCAAAAATTGAAACACATTTTTCTTAAAAATTTTTCTTTGAAACAATTTAGTGTAAGCTTTCCGTAAACAACTAGTTATTAGTTTCTTAACAATTTAGTAATTTGGACTATGCTGATAAGGCCCGGTTTTATAGCAGAATCCCGATTGCGAATCTGATTTCTTTAGTGTTATTTCAAGAGATTTTTGAAGGTCATTTCCGACTGTTCTCCCAACAATATACATCACTAACGTTCTATCAAACACCACATTACTATGTCTATGTATGTCATAAAGCGTGATGGTCGCCGCGAATCCGTGAAATTCGACAAGGTGACTGCCCGCATAGAGAAATTGAGCTACGGCCTGGATGCCACGTACGTCCAGCCCGTGGAAGTAGCCAAGAAGGTTGTTTCCGGCATTTATGACGGCGTTACCACTGCCGAGCTGGATAACCTCGCTGCCGAAACCGCCGCTTCGATGACCACCAAGCACCCCGATTACGCGATTCTGGCAGCCCGCGTCGCTATCTCAAATCTCCATAAGAATACATTGAAGTCGTTTTCGGCTACAATGAAGCGTCTTTATACATATATAGATTCCAAAACAGGCGAAAACGCATCGCTGATCTCGAAGGAGGTTTACGAGGTGATCCGCCAGAATGCATCGCTGCTCGATTCTACTATTATATATGACCGCGATTATTCCTACGATTATTTCGGCTATAAAACCCTTGAAAAGTCGTATTTACTGAAAGTTGAGGGGAAAATTGTCGAGCGCCCGCAGCATATGCTCATGCGCGTGGCCATCGGTATTCATCAGGACGACGTGCAGGCGGCGATCGAAACATACCATTTGCTTTCGGAAAAATGGTTTACACATGCCACGCCTACACTGTTCAATGCCGGTACGCCGAAGCCGCAAATGTCGTCGTGCTTCCTGCTCACGATGAAGGAAGACAGCATCAACGGCATTTATGACACCCTCAAAAACTGCGCATTGATCTCGCAGTCGGCCGGTGGTATCGGTTTGAGCATTCACGACGTCCGTGCGACGGGTACTTATATTAAGGGAACGAACGGACAGTCTAACGGTATCGTACCGATGCTCCGCGTGTTCAACGACACGGCCCGTTACGTAGATCAGGGAGGCGGTAAGCGCAAAGGCTCCTTCGCGATTTATATTGAACCCTGGCATTCGGATATTTTCGATTTCCTGGACCTGAAAAAGAACCATGGAAAAGAAGAGCAGCGTGCGCGCGACCTTTTCTATGCATTGTGGATTCCGGATTTGTTCATGAAGCGCGTCGAAGCGAACGATACGTGGTCGCTTTTCTGTCCGCACGAATGCCCGGGGCTGGCCGATACGCATAGCGAAGAATTCGAAAAGCTGTACGAGCAATACGAGCGCGAAGGCAAGGCACGCAAGACCATCAAGGCGCAGGACCTGTGGTTCGCGATCATGGAATCACAGATCGAGACGGGCACTCCTTATATGTTGTACAAGGACCATGCGAACAGCAAGTCGAACCAGCAGAACCTGGGTACCATTAAATCGTCGAACCTTTGTACTGAAATCATCGAGTACACTGCGCCTGACGAAGTAGCGGTTTGTAACCTGGCGTCTATCGCACTGCCAAAATTCGTAGAGCAAGGCGAGGATGGTTTCATGCGTTTCGATCATCAAAAGTTGTATGAGATCACAAAAGTGGTAACACGCAACCTGAACAAGATCATCGACCTCAACTTCTATCCGGTTCCCGAAGCCGAAAAGAGCAACAAGCGCCACCGTCCGATCGGTATCGGGGTACAAGGCCTGGCGGATGCATTTTGCATGATGCGCATGCCGTTCGATTCCGACGAGGCGCGTCAGCTGAACAAAGACATTTTCGAAACGATCTATTACGGGGCGATGGAAGCTTCGATGGAGCTCGCCATACAACATGGGCCATACGAAACCTGGGAGGGCAGCCCGATCTCGAAAGGAATCTTCCAGTTCGATATGTGGGGCGTAACGCCGGAAAGCAAGCGTTGGAATTGGGAAAAGCTGAGAAAAGAGGTGGTACAAAACGGCGTGCGCAATTCGTTGCTGCTCGCGCCGATGCCAACCGCATCTACCAGCCAGATCCTCGGTAATAACGAATGCTTCGAGCCATTCACTTCCAATATATATGTGAGAAGGGTATTATCGGGCGAATTTGTGGTGGTGAACAAATACCTGCTCAAAGACCTCGTAAGACTGGGCTTATGGAGCGAGGAAATGAAAAACAACCTCGTCCGCGCCAGCGGGTCGGTACAAGCCATCCCCAATATCCCGCAAAACATTAAGGATCTTTATAAAACGGCATGGGAGATCAAGCAGCGCAGCCTACTCGATATGTCGGCCGACAGGGGTGCCTACATTTGCCAGTCGCAGTCGCTGAACATTTTCATGGAAGAGGCGAACTTCGGCAAGCTGACTTCGATGCACTTCTATGCATGGAAAAAAGGTCTCAAAACAGGTATGTATTATCTCCGTACCCGTGCGGCTTCCGATCCGGTGCAGTTCACCGTCAGCAAGCAAGCGGAGCCACAACTGGAACCTGCTACCGCCGTGGTGGCCGAAAAGGAGCTCAACTACGCGCAATATGCGGAGGAGCACGCCAAGCCAGTCGCGCCGCGTGACAATCGCTCCGATATGCAATGCTCCCTCGACGATCCGGAAGGATGCGAGGCTTGTGGATCGTAAAGAGAAGGTTAAAATCGCAATAGTGAAGAGGTGTCTGATCGTAGATCGGGCACCTTTTTCCGCTTTCTGGCTGGTATCGGGTTTCTGATTGCGATACTTTCGCCCTCACTACGCATGAGTTTCAGTTTTGGGAGCTGCCGTTCGATGATACATTGGAGGTTTGTGTTGTATTAATAAGTGGAAGAATTGGATGCATTGGAATCAGTTTTCGACCACCTGAAATAGGGCAAGAAATAGGGGTGAAAAAACTTCGAAATTTTTTCAATGGTTAGTGATTTGTTTATCAACCGGTTATCATCAACTGCGCAAAAATTCCTAAAAATATTTGCTATTGTTTCTTGCATGTTAAAAATAAAGCTGCCACTTTTGCACTCCCAATCGGGAACAACGGTATCGAAAATGATCGCTGCCACGAGTTCTGGAAGCGCCAGAGCAACGTTCTTTGACATGATGAAGAGAGCAAAAAGATAGGTTCGTTAGAAACATTCGATCCGCTTTTTAGGAAGTGGGATCACAACATATTTACAATGGAGAGTTTGATCCTGGCTCAGGATGAACGCTAGCGGCAGGCTTAATACATGCAAGGCGAAGGGGCAGCAATGTCACTGTCGTACGGGTGCGTAACGCGTATGCAACCTACCTATCACTGGGGGATAGCCCGGGGAAACCCGGATTAATACCGCATAAAACAGGGGCACCGCATGGTGATATTTGTTAAAGATTTATCGGTGATAGATGGGCATGCGTTCGATTAGCTAGTTGGCGGGGTAACGGCCCACCAAGGCGACGATCGATAGGGGAGCTGAGAGGTTGATCCCCCACACGGGCACTGAGATACGGGCCCGACTCCTACGGGAGGCAGCAGTAGGGAATATTGGGCAATGGATGCAAGTCTGACCCAGCCATGCCGCGTGCCGGATGAAGGCCCTCAGGGTTGTAAACGGCTTTTATTCGGGAAGAAGAGCAGGGATGCGTCCTTGTGTGACGGTACCGAATGAATAAGCACCGGCTAACTCCGTGCCAGCAGCCGCGGTAATACGGAGGGTGCGAGCGTTGTCCGGATTTATTGGGTTTAAAGGGTGCGTAGGTGGCTGTTTAAGTCAGTGGTGAAATACGGTTGCTTAACAATCGAGGTGCCATTGATACTGAATAGCTTGAAATAATTGGAGGCTGCCGGAATGGATGGTGTAGCGGTGAAATGCATAGATATCATCCAGAACACCGATTGCGAAGGCAGGTGGCTACGATTTGTTTGACACTGAGGCACGAAAGCATGGGGAGCAAACAGGATTAGATACCCTGGTAGTCCATGCTGTAAACGATGAGGACTCGCTGTTTGACTGTAAAGTTGAGCGGCTTAGGGAAACCGTTAAGTCCTCCACCTGGGGAGTACGCCGGCAACGGTGAAACTCAAAGGAATTGACGGGGGTCCGCACAAGCGGTGGAGCATGTGGTTTAATTCGATGATACGCGAGGAACCTTACCTGGGCTAAATCAAAGAGGAATTATCCAGAAATGGGTAAGCCAGCAATGGTCTCTTTGAAGGTGCTGCATGGCTGTCGTCAGCTCGTGTCGTGAGATGTTGGGTTAAGTCCCGCAACGAGCGCAACCCCTATGGTTAGTTGCCAGCACGTAATGGTGGGGACTCTAGCCAGACTGCCTGTGCAAACAGAGAGGAAGGAGGGGACGACGTCAAGTCATCATGGCCCTTACGTCCAGGGCAACACACGTGCTACAATGGGCGGTACAGAGGGTTGCTACACCGCGAGGTGATGCCAATCCCAAAAAGCCGTTCTCAGTTCGGATTGGAGTCTGCAACTCGACTCTATGAAGCTGGAATCGCTAGTAATCGCGTATCAGCTATGACGCGGTGAATACGTTCCCGGACCTTGTACACACCGCCCGTCAAGCCATGGGAGTCGGGGAGACCTGAAGCGGTAGGTTAAAGACACCGTTAGGGTAAAATCGGCGACTGGGGCTAAGTCGTAACAAGGTAGCCGTACCGGAAGGTGCGGCTGGAACACCTCCTTTCTGGAGACGAACATTATCTGCTCTCTTCCATCATCGAAGAGGGTGGCATTAGTTAGCTAATGGCACCAGCATTGCCGAATAAAGATTCGGCAACGAGTTCATTGACATATTGGTAAAGTAGAAGAGAAGAAGAAAAAGTCGCGCAAGCGAATTAAGGGCGCATGGGGGATACCTAGGCTCTCAGAGGCGAAGAAGGACGTGATAAGCTGCGAAAAGCTACGGGGAGCAGCACATATGCATTGATCCGTAGATATCCGAATGGGGCAACCCAATACCGTGAAGCGGTATTACCCTACGGGGGGCAAACGCGGGGAACTGAAACATCTAAGTACCCGCAGGAGAAGAAAACAATAGTGATTCCGTAAGTAGTGGCGAGCGAACACGGATTAGCCCAAACCACTTTGGTTACGGCCAGAGTGGGGTTGTAGGACCCACCAAGTGGATGAATAGCGAACTGGAATGGTCTGGGAAGGCCAGTCGTAGAGGGTGAGAACCCCGTACAGGCAGTGAGTTCATCTGAGTGGGTATCCTGAGTAAGTGGGGACCGGTGGAATCCCCTCTGAATCCGGCGGCACCATCCGCCAAGGCTAAATACTCCTGAGAGACCGATAGTGAACGAGTACCGTGAGGGAAAGGTGAAAAGTACCGTGAGCAACGGGGTGAAATAGAACTTGAAACCATGCGCTTACAAGCGGTCGGAGCCTAATGGGTGACGGCGTGCCTTTTGCATAATGAGCCTACGAGTTACGGTTACTGGCAAGGTTAATGTATGAAGTACAGGAGCCGAAGCGAAAGCGAGTCTGAATAGGGCGATTAGTCAGTGGCCGTAGACGCGAAACTTTGTGATCTACCCTTGGTCAGGTTGAAGCGCTGGTAACACATCGTGGAGGACCGAACCGGTAAACGTTGAAAAGTTTTCGGATGAACTGAGGGTAGGGGTGAAAGGCCAATCAAACTGAGAAATAGCTCGTACTCCCCGAAATGTTTTTAGGAACAGCGTTGTGGTCGAGTCATGTTCAGGTAGAGCTACTGATAGGACTAGGGGGAGTCAAATCCTACCAAATTCTGACAAACTCCGAATGGGGCATGATATACACGGCAGTGAGGGCTGGGGTGCTAAGGTCCCAGTCCGAGAGGGGAACAACCCAGAGCATCAGCTAAGGTCCCAAAATATATGCTAAGTTGAACTAAGGGGGTCCGACTGCAGAGACAGCCAGGATGTTAGCTTGGAAGCAGCTATACATTTAAAGAGTGCGTAACAGCTCACTGGTCGAGCGGGGCGGGCATCGATAATAAACGGGCATCAAGCATATTACCGAAGCTATGCGATAGTAATATCGGTAGGGGAGCATTCCCACAGGGGCGAAGGTTCGGCGTGAGCCGTGCTGGACTGGTGGGAAAAGCAAATGTAGGCATAAGTAACGATAATGCGGATGAGAAATCCGCACACCGAAAGACTAAGGATTCCTCCGCTATGCTAATCAACGGAGGGTTAGGCGGGGCCTAAGGGATAGCCGACAGGCGACTTCCGATGGACAGCAGGTTAATATTCCTGCCCCTGCAT harbors:
- the rimK gene encoding 30S ribosomal protein S6--L-glutamate ligase; translation: MKIAVLSTNPDLYSTRRLVEAINQKGHEAVVIDHVKCSVMIEGGKPSVIYKGKSVIGIDAAIPRIGTSVNAFGCAVVRQFELLKVFTTVKSQAILRSRDKLRSMQVLAKAGIDIPKTVIAKNPAQVNELIHLVGGPPVVIKLLEGTQGVGVVLAETIKAAKSTIEAFYGLKANFLIQEYIAESKGADIRAFVIGNKVIAAMKRQGAEGDFRSNLHRGGSGCMIELSPEEEHTAIAAAKALGVKIAGVDMLQSARGPLVMEVNSSPGLRGIEEVSGIDIASLIVSYIEDKIVTDEGDTVGV
- a CDS encoding RimK/LysX family protein, with translation MKRPLETIGATDIADLPELGWYNVPVRIDSGAATSAIHCSRVKLVEAAGRKELHVYLDAKRGAPQHFFIVTDFKQTVIRNSFGEEEKRFVIKTPIRLFGRKIRTEFSLANRQKMNYPILLGRKLLKNRFIVDVSKKNLSAARHSLTPTRSQN
- a CDS encoding DNA polymerase III subunit delta, with the translated sequence MLFRDIPGLDHIKSTLRRSVRNSHLAHAQLFDYSAGGAGLAMALAFSTYINCENRGEEDACGTCASCVKMGKLAHPDFHFIFPIATSKKVDGKTSEAFLPLWRSFLLENPYRVLPDWLDHIGADNKQGNISVEEARGILRKLSVKAYEGEYKILLIWKADIMNAASSNAILKILEEPPEKTLFILVSDQSDKLLTTIISRTQRITIPAFTDPEIKAYLKQQDVTDAAASQIAYLCDGNMAEALKLVQEEQDDRSAWFADWMRSSYKFDVAHLVKLADSYDVMSKEKQKGLLEYALRLFRDMLVWSHGAGELLRVPQEELTFVQNFSKTVNFDSLERMIGEVNTAYYHIERNVRAKMVFLDLSLTVAQFFQRR
- a CDS encoding putative sugar nucleotidyl transferase is translated as MPDIILFDDPTLRVQLLPFTYTRPVAGIRCGIHTLAEKWADRCHSPVSFQTETYLSEKYPQHTSDDNLYINGALCPDEHLTGIVKGLPYGTALVSKQDEILAVRTHAAWNVLKGTSGLSVVTYEEPFTMIRRLWDIFGQNGAQIKADYERIVSLRKSAGINDPFTHCYEPERIFVEEGAVIKASVLNAENGPIYIGKNALIQEGSMIQGPFAIGENGVLAQSTKIRPNTTVGPFSKVGGEVSNCVVFGYSNKGHDGYLGNSVLGEWCNLGANTNNSNLKNDHTNVKLHSYVTNALADTGLLFCGLMMGDYSKAGISTMFNTGTVVGVSVNVFGGGFQAKHVPSFTWGGAAEGYREYRFPKAVSVAKDTVSRRGATFGETEEDIMRAVFENTQTQRGQ
- a CDS encoding type B 50S ribosomal protein L31, giving the protein MKKDIHPNYREVVFWDLSSDFKFLTRSTIDTNETITWEDGKTYPVYKVEVSSQSHPFYTGKNVLVDTAGRVDKFRKRYGK
- a CDS encoding sugar phosphate isomerase/epimerase family protein, whose product is MSTIIEQADRRTFLKTTSGLAAGLALGGSLTDAVAKVVGNAAYSIPLGVYAAYDKADFLRKSGCAYIEESVAGFLIPEGGDAGYEKNLQQLKSEHFPIRSYVILLPASLKTLGPDANHEAILQRTDTVLKRAKECGSQFIVFGSGASRIIPEGFDRAKAKAQHIELTQKMAPLAEKYGVTIAVEPLNRGETNFINSLAEGVEIVDAVKSPRVKLLCDIYHMLKEDEPASEIVKYGKHIVHCHIAEKEKRTPPGVAGDDFRAYLAALKKIGYKGGLSIECFVYNDFEKEARRGVEVLKQQLSEV
- a CDS encoding ribonucleoside-diphosphate reductase subunit alpha encodes the protein MYVIKRDGRRESVKFDKVTARIEKLSYGLDATYVQPVEVAKKVVSGIYDGVTTAELDNLAAETAASMTTKHPDYAILAARVAISNLHKNTLKSFSATMKRLYTYIDSKTGENASLISKEVYEVIRQNASLLDSTIIYDRDYSYDYFGYKTLEKSYLLKVEGKIVERPQHMLMRVAIGIHQDDVQAAIETYHLLSEKWFTHATPTLFNAGTPKPQMSSCFLLTMKEDSINGIYDTLKNCALISQSAGGIGLSIHDVRATGTYIKGTNGQSNGIVPMLRVFNDTARYVDQGGGKRKGSFAIYIEPWHSDIFDFLDLKKNHGKEEQRARDLFYALWIPDLFMKRVEANDTWSLFCPHECPGLADTHSEEFEKLYEQYEREGKARKTIKAQDLWFAIMESQIETGTPYMLYKDHANSKSNQQNLGTIKSSNLCTEIIEYTAPDEVAVCNLASIALPKFVEQGEDGFMRFDHQKLYEITKVVTRNLNKIIDLNFYPVPEAEKSNKRHRPIGIGVQGLADAFCMMRMPFDSDEARQLNKDIFETIYYGAMEASMELAIQHGPYETWEGSPISKGIFQFDMWGVTPESKRWNWEKLRKEVVQNGVRNSLLLAPMPTASTSQILGNNECFEPFTSNIYVRRVLSGEFVVVNKYLLKDLVRLGLWSEEMKNNLVRASGSVQAIPNIPQNIKDLYKTAWEIKQRSLLDMSADRGAYICQSQSLNIFMEEANFGKLTSMHFYAWKKGLKTGMYYLRTRAASDPVQFTVSKQAEPQLEPATAVVAEKELNYAQYAEEHAKPVAPRDNRSDMQCSLDDPEGCEACGS